A stretch of Mariprofundus sp. NF DNA encodes these proteins:
- a CDS encoding OmpA family protein has product MNANPTGKKSPSGSKMESIRSNILSDPGDQFDDDGADITHDSWMVAYLDLMTLLLALFIILGSMSHAKAGMKMQAPSSPQKTATEGAPVSESATIQRQGQRQGQEEKLSQILGSNSLGGVMDFKMSPGQIRLQMDASLLFAAGQAHVNEAARVPLKNLAKVLHNYTGKVEVAGHTDNIPMRSGRYKSNWELSSARASSVVETLISLGIPPERLHATGYADTRPLVSNATEQGRTINRRVEFVVEMGPEFLRVR; this is encoded by the coding sequence ATGAACGCTAATCCAACAGGTAAAAAATCACCTTCAGGCTCTAAAATGGAGTCGATTCGCAGTAATATACTCAGCGATCCTGGCGATCAGTTCGATGATGATGGAGCGGATATCACCCATGACAGCTGGATGGTCGCCTATCTCGATCTGATGACACTGCTGCTGGCGCTGTTCATTATTTTAGGTTCCATGAGCCACGCCAAAGCAGGCATGAAAATGCAGGCCCCCTCCTCACCGCAGAAGACAGCCACTGAGGGCGCTCCGGTATCCGAGAGCGCCACCATTCAGAGGCAGGGCCAACGCCAGGGACAGGAGGAGAAGCTTTCTCAAATCCTTGGTAGCAACTCGCTTGGTGGTGTCATGGACTTTAAAATGTCACCGGGTCAGATCCGCCTGCAGATGGATGCCAGCCTGCTCTTTGCCGCAGGTCAGGCCCATGTTAATGAGGCGGCGAGAGTTCCACTGAAGAATCTCGCCAAAGTACTGCACAACTATACCGGCAAGGTTGAGGTGGCAGGCCATACCGATAATATCCCGATGCGCAGTGGTCGCTACAAATCCAACTGGGAGCTCTCCTCTGCACGTGCCTCATCGGTAGTTGAAACCCTGATCTCACTCGGCATTCCTCCGGAGCGATTGCATGCAACCGGTTACGCCGATACGCGGCCGCTGGTCTCCAATGCCACCGA
- a CDS encoding motility protein A, whose translation MDLSTIAGILVGIGLIVVSIFLSAVEPNVYINLPGLLVVIGGTLAATLVSFPTQELGKVWRVLGHVFRNTQYSVRDDISEIAHAARLRRHGDLARIEDQLERIANPFLRTSIQLVIDNTPADEIVNILQWRIKRLREQERAEAQIFHTMSVYAPAFGMFGTLVGMVNMLYTVNGPDLLNVGHNMAVALMTTLYGLVLSNLIFKPIAIKLERRTEKRAMIMRMIVEGTIMLAGNRSPVFIRETLKSFSAQYSDELKGNSSAFNDELRAPSKRGTKSSSAQDDDF comes from the coding sequence ATGGATCTATCTACTATTGCAGGAATTCTGGTCGGCATCGGCCTGATTGTGGTCTCGATCTTCCTCTCTGCGGTTGAGCCTAACGTTTACATCAATCTGCCCGGCCTGCTGGTCGTGATCGGAGGCACCCTTGCCGCCACACTTGTCAGTTTTCCGACACAGGAGCTTGGTAAAGTCTGGCGGGTATTAGGACATGTCTTCCGCAACACCCAGTACTCTGTTCGTGATGACATCTCTGAAATCGCCCATGCTGCACGCCTGCGCCGCCACGGTGATCTGGCCCGTATCGAGGATCAGCTTGAACGCATCGCCAATCCGTTTCTGAGAACCTCGATTCAGCTGGTGATCGATAACACCCCTGCCGATGAGATTGTCAATATTCTGCAGTGGCGCATCAAACGTTTAAGGGAGCAGGAGCGTGCTGAGGCGCAGATTTTCCATACTATGAGTGTTTACGCCCCCGCCTTCGGCATGTTCGGTACGCTGGTCGGCATGGTAAATATGCTCTACACCGTCAACGGCCCCGACCTTCTCAATGTCGGCCACAATATGGCTGTCGCCCTGATGACCACCCTTTACGGTCTTGTGCTCTCCAACCTTATTTTCAAACCGATTGCCATCAAACTTGAACGGCGTACAGAAAAACGGGCCATGATCATGCGTATGATTGTTGAGGGAACCATCATGCTGGCAGGTAACCGCAGTCCGGTGTTTATTCGTGAGACACTGAAATCCTTCTCCGCTCAGTACAGTGATGAGCTTAAAGGTAACAGCAGTGCCTTTAATGATGAGCTTCGAGCCCCGAGTAAACGGGGCACAAAGAGCAGCAGCGCTCAGGACGATGACTTCTAA
- a CDS encoding adenylate/guanylate cyclase domain-containing protein — protein MSLRWGWSLLTLVMVAVVAVTMMLSITDIEKKAWKASEQEQAELLISLLSDELKMPMLAGSKTEVETLIGMFIHQVPGATIYLHWASGDSQTFGDGFIPDQINGLEKLDAQPKLIRGLDKWYGMGVKYNTAQMGSIAMYVPGKAWDVYDAEIKLRVAMVAAVIALLAALLVYMRTGRIVNYLRMLARASKRVGGGDFSVHVPIQSQNEFGKTFHHFNQMVSSLERREKIHDMYGEYQRPQAVADEFDRNAQKSEKSREVTVLSIDMVAFNRYLKRVDQEEALSTLNRSFALFQFIAHEFGGHIDSVSGDAMIAVFNHPFELKNHENQAVKAAIAIIEASHRLEINRPDGGAVEFRVGLAIGEVIIGHLGVGRRKSLTILGEPISLASQMAKVGDATAVTAPYGTMLSLGHGFKQKELGMRTLASGEEARCITILPGEAYVEQEVEEAVNKAFMRIEPGNFYDDDDEGW, from the coding sequence ATGTCATTGCGTTGGGGTTGGAGTCTGCTGACATTGGTTATGGTTGCGGTGGTGGCTGTAACCATGATGTTAAGTATTACCGATATCGAGAAGAAGGCGTGGAAGGCCAGTGAGCAGGAGCAGGCTGAACTGCTTATTTCACTGCTTTCCGATGAGTTGAAGATGCCGATGTTGGCTGGCAGTAAGACCGAGGTTGAAACCCTGATAGGCATGTTTATCCATCAGGTTCCGGGTGCAACAATATATCTACATTGGGCATCCGGTGATTCACAAACATTCGGTGATGGTTTTATCCCAGATCAGATCAATGGACTGGAAAAACTTGATGCTCAACCCAAATTGATTCGTGGTCTGGATAAGTGGTATGGGATGGGGGTGAAATACAATACCGCCCAGATGGGTTCAATTGCGATGTATGTGCCCGGCAAAGCCTGGGATGTTTATGATGCGGAGATCAAGCTCAGGGTGGCGATGGTGGCCGCTGTGATTGCGCTTCTGGCCGCACTGCTGGTCTATATGCGAACTGGCCGCATTGTGAATTACCTGCGCATGCTGGCCAGAGCGAGCAAACGGGTCGGCGGTGGTGATTTTTCCGTACATGTGCCGATACAGAGTCAGAATGAGTTCGGCAAAACCTTTCATCATTTTAATCAGATGGTTTCCAGTCTGGAGCGTCGTGAAAAGATTCATGATATGTATGGCGAGTACCAGCGCCCGCAGGCCGTTGCCGATGAGTTCGACAGAAATGCCCAGAAGTCTGAAAAGTCACGCGAAGTGACCGTTCTCTCTATTGATATGGTCGCGTTTAACCGTTATCTGAAACGGGTTGATCAGGAGGAGGCGCTCTCCACGCTGAATCGCTCTTTTGCACTATTTCAGTTTATCGCTCATGAGTTCGGTGGTCATATCGATAGTGTCTCTGGTGATGCCATGATCGCAGTCTTTAATCATCCATTCGAGTTGAAAAATCACGAGAATCAGGCAGTTAAAGCTGCCATCGCCATCATTGAAGCCAGTCACCGGCTTGAGATTAACCGCCCTGATGGCGGTGCGGTTGAGTTCAGGGTAGGACTTGCCATTGGTGAGGTGATTATCGGCCATCTTGGTGTAGGACGTCGTAAATCACTGACCATTCTTGGTGAGCCGATTTCACTGGCCTCACAGATGGCCAAAGTGGGGGATGCCACTGCGGTAACTGCACCTTATGGCACGATGCTTTCGCTCGGCCACGGTTTTAAGCAGAAAGAGTTGGGTATGCGAACCCTTGCCAGTGGCGAAGAGGCGCGTTGCATTACCATCCTGCCGGGCGAAGCCTATGTTGAGCAGGAGGTGGAAGAGGCTGTGAACAAGGCATTTATGCGCATTGAACCGGGCAACTTCTACGATGATGACGATGAGGGGTGGTAA